The genome window ATAGAATCAACTTCTGTAAACTCACAAAAAGTATGTTTATGAAAATTGGTTTTATTGTATTTTTTTGAAGTCATATAAGCTAAATAGATTTCTTTGTAACAAAAGTAACATTACATTTTTAAAGATTAGTAGTATCTTTACAAAAAGGATTTTAAATGAGAGATATTTTAGATCAGGCCTACAGCTATATTTTTGAAGAAGCGCTATTAGATGAGATTGCTAAAGTGGCAATTTATAAAGAATTTAAAGCTGATGATTACTTAATTGAAATTGGTGATTATATCAAAACTATGCCTTTATTGCTTACTGGTGCTATTAAAATATTGAGAGAAGATGAAAATGGAGATGAATTATTATTGTATTTCTTAGAACGCGGAGATACTTGTGCAATGACTTTAACTTGTTGCATGGGACAATCGAAAAGTCGCATTCGTGCTATTGCCGAAACTGATGGCGCGATGTTAATGATTCCTGTAGAAAAAATGGAAGAATGGTTAACCAAATATAAAACGTGGCGAAACTTCGTTTTTGACAGCTACAACGTGCGTTTAAACGAAATGCTAGAAGCGATTGACACTTTAGCTTTCATGAATTTAGACGAACGTTTGTACAAATATTTGACTGATAAAGCAAAAGTTATTGGCGATACCGAAATCAAAAATACGCATCAGGAAATTGCTTATGAAATGCATACTTCTAGAGTTGTAATTTCACGATTACTGAAAGCCTTAGAGCTACAAGGAAAGATCAAGTTACATCGTAATAAAATAGAAATTCTTCAATTCTAATGGAGATCTTAGGATATATTGGTGCTTTGTTCATTGGTTTAGTTTTAGGACTAACCGGTGGTGGTGGTTCTATTTTAACTGTTCCAATTTTAGTTTATTTAATGAGTATTAATCCTGTTACAGCAACAGCTTATTCATTATTTATTGTAGGAACAACGTCAACTTTTGGAGCCATTCAAAATTATCGTAAAAACTTAGTCGACATCAAAAACGGATTCATTTTTGCAATTCCATCATTTGTTGCGGTTTATTTAACTCGAAAATTCATAGTTCCAGAAATTCCAGATATCATAATAGAAACGCCAATTCTATTAAGCAAAAACACTTTTTTAATGGTATTTTTTGCAGTAATTATGGTACTTGGAGCACTTTCGGTCCTAAAAAATAAAAACACTAGTAAGGAAGAAAATAAAAGTATAATTTTCATTGGAATTCAAACTTTTATAATCGGAATTATCATAGGATTAGTTGGTGCAGGTGGTGGATTTTTAATTATCCCATCTTTAATTCTATTTGCTAAATTACCAATGCGAAAAGCTGTTGGAACTTCATTATTTATTATTGCTATGAATTCATTAGTAGGATTTATAGGCGATGTACAAAACATAACAATAGATTGGGCATTTTTGTTACTATTTTCGGCAATTTCAGTTACCGGAATTTTTATTGGAATGTATCTTACAAAATACACAAACGAAAACCAATTAAAGAAGATTTTTGCTTACTTTGTATTAATAATGGCCGCAATCATCTTGTTAAAAGAAATATAAAGTGACATTTATCACTTACCAAATAAAAATTAGAAAGTAAATTTGTAAAAATTAATATTGAACTTATGAAAATCGAACAAATATATACAGGATGTATCGCTCACGCAGCTTACTACATTGAAAGTAATGGAGAAGCAGCAATTTTTGATCCATTAAGAGAAGTACAACCATATATTGAAAAAGCACAAAAAGCCAATGCGACTATAAAGTACATTTTTGAAACGCATTTTCATGCAGATTTCGTTTCGGGACATTTAGATTTGGCTAAGAAAACAGGAGCTTCAATTGTTTATGGTCCCACTGCAAAACCTAATTTTGAATGCATTGTTGCCGCTGATGGACAAGAGTTCAAAGTGGGCGGAGTAACTATTAAAGCGATTCACACTCCAGGTCACACGTTAGAAAGTACGTGTTATTTAGTTACAGATGAAACTGGAAAACAACACGGAATTATCACTGGAGATACTTTATTTATTGGTGATGTAGGTCGTCCTGATTTAGCACAAGAATTGGTAGAAGATTTAACGCAAGAAATTTTAGCGGGTCATTTATTTGATTCATTACGTAATAAAATCATGCCTTTGAGCGATGATTTAATTGTATATCCAAATCACGGTGCTGGAAGTGCTTGTGGAAAAAACATGAGTAAGGAAACCACCGATACTTTAGGCAATCAAAAGAAAGTCAATTACGCTTTAAGAGCCGATATGACTAAAGAAGAATTCATTAAAGAATTATTAGATGGGTTAACGCCTCCTCCTGCTTATTTTCCACAAAATGTATTGATGAACATTCAAGGATATGAAAGTTTAGATGCGGTAATGTCAAAAGCAGAAACACCTTTACATCCAAAAGAATTTGAAGCCGTTGCAAATCAAACAGATGCCTTAATTTTAGATGTTCGAAATGAGAATGATTTCGTAAAAGAACATATTCCAGGATCAATTTTTATTGGATTACATGGGCAATTTGCGCCTTGGGTTGGTGCTTTAATTAGGGATACTAAACAACCTATTTTATTAATTACACCAGAAGGAAAAGAAGTTGAAACCATTACTAGATTGTCTCGTGTAGGTTTTGACAATACATTAGGATTTTTGTCTGGCGGAATCGAAGCATGGAAAGCAGCTGGCTATGAAACAGATAGTATTGAATCTATTTCTCCTGAAATTTTTGCAACACAATACGAAACTGCTCCAGTAATCGACTCAAGAAAACCAGGAGAATTCACAGCAGAACATGTGGTAAACGCTAAAAACATTCCATTAGATTACGTTAACGAACAATTAGCCGAAGTACCAAAAGATGAAAAATTCTTCATTCATTGCGCAGGAGGATATCGTTCAGTAATCATGTCATCAATCTTAAAAGCAAGAGGTTACCATAACATGATTAACGTAGAAAAAGGAATGGCTGGAATAAGAACTACCGAAATTCCTTTAACGGCTTATGTTTGTCCGAGCACTTTGAAATAAAAAAAATACTATAAAATATAAATCCGACTTCAAAAGAGTCGGATTTTTTATATCATATTTTATATTATACTAATTCTAAGAATTAAAATTTTCATTATTTCATAATTAAAAGTACCTTCAAACACTTTTATAAATATTTTTTTATTTGTTATATAGAGATTATATTTAAAGAAATAATTCTTCAATTAAATCTACCATAATGAAATATTATCTTTTTTTAATATCAACAATGACACTATTAAGTTGTAATAATTCAAAATCAAATAAACAGAGTGATAATACTTCTTTTGTTGAATTTTTCTATCACAATGAGCATGCAAAATATCCTATGAGTTATTCTTGTGGAAAATTAACAAGCGGACAAACTGATAGTAAACCAAATTATAAAAAAATCAATGATAAGGAATTTACTGAAAAAGTAATTTCGTACTATAAGAATTTAAAAGATGCAAAAGATGAAAGATTTGATGCTAGAATACATTTTTTAGTACATTCTCCAGAAAGAGTTGATACTATTTGCATGGGCAAATCTTTTGGAATAGTTGTTAATGGTGTTGCAAAAGAAGATTCAGAAGAATTTGCTAATTTTATAAAAAATGAAATCTATAAAAATGAATAACAAATAAATCTCATTATTAGATGAAGGATTTTCAAATGATCAAGATTATTCCAATGAGCATTTGATATTAACAAAAATGAATCTCATGAACTTCAAGTATTTAGATTCATTACAAAACAAAAAACCCTTCATCGCATGATGAAGGGTTTTCAAAAGAAAGGCGGCGACATACTCTCCCACATAACTGCAGTACCATCTGCGCAGTCGGGCTTAACTTCTCTGTTCGGAAAGGGAAGAGGTGAGCCCCGACGCAATAACCACCTTAAGAGGTTAAATTGCTTTGAGCAATTTTTCAATAGTTAATTACTAATTATCCATTGAACAATATCTTAACATACTGAGATAAATTAATTTAAAGAAAGTTTCACTCCCCCCGAAGGGGGAGTCTTATACATAAGCTAACGGGTTATTAGTACTACTCGACTATGACATTACTGCCTTTACATCTATAGCCTATCAACGTGGTCATCTTCCACGACCCTTAAAAGAAATCTCATCTTGTGGTGGGTTTCGCGCTTATATGCTTTCAGCGCTTATCCCTTCCCAACGTAGCTACTCTGCAGTGCTCCTGGCGGAACAACAGATACACCAGCGGTTAGTCCAATTCGGTCCTCTCGTACTAGAATCAGATCCACTCAAATTTCTAACGCCCACAGTAGATAGAGACCGAACTGTCTCACGACGTTCTGAACCCAGCTCGCGTGCCACTTTAATGGGCGAACAGCCCAACCCTTGGGACCTTCTCCAGCCCCAGGATGTGACGAGCCGACATCGAGGTGCCAAACCCCCCCGTCGATATGAGCTCTTGGGGGAGATCAGCCTGTTATCCCCGGCGTACCTTTTATCCTTTGAGCGATGGCCCTTCCATGCGGAACCACCGGATCACTATGCTCTACTTTCGTACCTGATCGACCTGTATGTCTCTCAGTCAAGCTCCCTTATGCCATTGCACTCTACGCACGGTTACCAAGCGTGCTGAGGGAACCTTTAGAAGCCTCCGTTACTCTTTTGGAGGCGACCACCCCAGTCAAACTACCCACCAAACAATGTCCCCCGGTTTCGGGGTTAGGCCTCAGACAAGCAAAGGGTGGTATTTCAACAATGACTCCACAACGCCTAGCGACGCCACTTCATAGTCTCCCACCTATCCTACACATCACGTGTCCAAGGTCAATATTAAGCTATAGTAAAGGTGCACAGGGTCTTTTCGTCCCACTGCGGGTAAGCGGCATCTTCACCGCTACTACAATTTCACCGAGCTCATGGCTGAGACAGTATCCAGATCGTTACACCATTCGTGCAGGTCGGAACTTACCCGACAAGGAATTTCGCTACCTTAGGACCGTTATAGTTACGGCCGCCGTTTACTTGGGCTTCATTTCAATGCTTCTCCGAAGATAACATCTCCACTTAACCTTCAAGCACCGGGCAGGTGTCAGGCCCTATACTTCATCTTACGATTTTGCAGAGCCCTGTGTTTTTGATAAACAGTCGCCTGGATCTTTTCACTGCGGCCAGCATTGCTGCTGGCGACCTTTCTCCCGAAGTTACAGGTCTATTTTGCCTAATTCCTTAGCCATGAATCTCTCGAGCACCTTAGGATTCTCTCCTCAACTACCTGTGTCGGTTTACGGTACGGGTACTTATAATCTGAAGTTTAGAAGATTTTCTTGGCAGCCTTTAGGTACACTATCTCGTTGTCCGAAGACTCTGAGTACTATCGCATTTCACCAGTCCCAGCGGATTTGCCTACCGGGCCTATAGCTAAGTGCTTTAACGAACTATTCCGTCAGTTCGCGGTACTTTCACCACTGCGTCTCTCCATCACAATTATAAGTAGTACGGGAATATTAACCCGTTGGCCATCGACTGTCCCTTTCGGGTTCGCCTTAGGACCCGACTAACCCGCAGCTGATTAGCATAGCTGCGGAAACCTTAGTTTTTCGGTGTGCGGGTTTCTCGCCCGCATTATCGTTACTTATGCCTACATTTTCTTTTCTAAACAGTCCAGCATGACTCACATCACACCTTCGACCCAGTTTAGAATGCTCCCCTACCACTTAACTTACGTTAAATCCATAGCTTCGGTAGTATGCTTATGCCCGATTATTATCCATGCTCGTCCGCTCGACTAGTGAGCTGTTACGCACTCTTTAAATGAATGGCTGCTTCCAAGCCAACATCCTAGCTGTCTGGGCAGACAAACCTCGTTTTTTCAACTTAGCATACATTTGGGGACCTTAGCTGATGGTCTGGGTTCTTTCCCTCTCGGACATGGACCTTAGCACCCATGCCCTCACTGCTGGTAAACATTATATAGCATTCGGAGTTTGTCAGGAATTGGTAGGCGGTGAAGCCCCCGCATCCAATCAGTAGCTCTACCTCTATATAACTTATACCCAGCGCTGCACCTAAATGCATTTCGGGGAGTACGAGCTATTTCCGAGTTTGATTGGCCTTTCACCCCTACCCACAGGTCATCCGAAGACTTTTCAACGTCAACCGGTTCGGACCTCCACTATGTGTTACCACAGCTTCATCCTGCCCATGGGTAGATCACACGGTTTCGCGTCTACCATTACTGACTAAAGCGCCCTATTCAGACTCGCTTTCGCTACGGATCCATACCTGAAGTACTTATCCTTGCCAGCAACGGTAACTCGTAGGCTCATTATGCAAAAGGCACGCCGTCACCCCACTAAAGGGCTCCGACCGCTTGTAAGCGTATGGTTTCAGGATCTATTTCACTCCGTTATTCACGGTTCTTTTCACCTTTCCCTCACGGTACTGGTTCACTATCGGTCTCTCAGGAGTATTTAGCCTTAGCGGATGGTCCCGCCAAATTCACACAGGGTTTCACGTGCCCCGCGCTACTCAGGAT of Flavobacterium channae contains these proteins:
- a CDS encoding MBL fold metallo-hydrolase encodes the protein MKIEQIYTGCIAHAAYYIESNGEAAIFDPLREVQPYIEKAQKANATIKYIFETHFHADFVSGHLDLAKKTGASIVYGPTAKPNFECIVAADGQEFKVGGVTIKAIHTPGHTLESTCYLVTDETGKQHGIITGDTLFIGDVGRPDLAQELVEDLTQEILAGHLFDSLRNKIMPLSDDLIVYPNHGAGSACGKNMSKETTDTLGNQKKVNYALRADMTKEEFIKELLDGLTPPPAYFPQNVLMNIQGYESLDAVMSKAETPLHPKEFEAVANQTDALILDVRNENDFVKEHIPGSIFIGLHGQFAPWVGALIRDTKQPILLITPEGKEVETITRLSRVGFDNTLGFLSGGIEAWKAAGYETDSIESISPEIFATQYETAPVIDSRKPGEFTAEHVVNAKNIPLDYVNEQLAEVPKDEKFFIHCAGGYRSVIMSSILKARGYHNMINVEKGMAGIRTTEIPLTAYVCPSTLK
- a CDS encoding sulfite exporter TauE/SafE family protein; this encodes MEILGYIGALFIGLVLGLTGGGGSILTVPILVYLMSINPVTATAYSLFIVGTTSTFGAIQNYRKNLVDIKNGFIFAIPSFVAVYLTRKFIVPEIPDIIIETPILLSKNTFLMVFFAVIMVLGALSVLKNKNTSKEENKSIIFIGIQTFIIGIIIGLVGAGGGFLIIPSLILFAKLPMRKAVGTSLFIIAMNSLVGFIGDVQNITIDWAFLLLFSAISVTGIFIGMYLTKYTNENQLKKIFAYFVLIMAAIILLKEI
- a CDS encoding Crp/Fnr family transcriptional regulator — its product is MRDILDQAYSYIFEEALLDEIAKVAIYKEFKADDYLIEIGDYIKTMPLLLTGAIKILREDENGDELLLYFLERGDTCAMTLTCCMGQSKSRIRAIAETDGAMLMIPVEKMEEWLTKYKTWRNFVFDSYNVRLNEMLEAIDTLAFMNLDERLYKYLTDKAKVIGDTEIKNTHQEIAYEMHTSRVVISRLLKALELQGKIKLHRNKIEILQF